In Rubrobacter radiotolerans DSM 5868, a genomic segment contains:
- a CDS encoding NADH-quinone oxidoreductase subunit B, with protein MGLMQQFDEPNVITTSTDKVFNWARKNSLWPLQFGLACCAIEMMSTGMAHNDLERFGSSPFMGSPRQADVMIVSGTVSTKMAERMTRLYEQMAEPKWVIAMGACAISGGPFLDGYSVLMGADRVIPVDVYVPGCPPRPEALIFGIMALQKKVERDMQVGRNRPKAALVDEDGTIREYLPEREYTGMSEGIAERFEGVASLKRTYTFERTGLPPGAMTDPGWVPPEVQKKLKEEERAKKAAAKEAAAKKKPAEGDGAEAGSQKSGGATTTAERPDGKSSEADGSGETES; from the coding sequence ATGGGTCTGATGCAGCAGTTCGACGAGCCGAACGTAATCACGACGAGCACGGACAAGGTCTTTAACTGGGCGCGCAAGAACTCCCTGTGGCCCTTGCAGTTCGGCCTTGCGTGCTGCGCCATCGAGATGATGAGCACGGGCATGGCCCACAACGACCTGGAGCGGTTCGGGAGCAGCCCGTTCATGGGGAGCCCGCGCCAGGCGGACGTGATGATCGTCTCCGGCACGGTCTCCACGAAGATGGCCGAGAGGATGACGCGCCTCTACGAGCAGATGGCCGAGCCGAAGTGGGTTATAGCGATGGGGGCCTGCGCTATCTCGGGCGGGCCGTTTCTTGACGGTTACTCGGTGCTCATGGGGGCGGACCGGGTGATCCCGGTGGACGTCTACGTGCCGGGCTGTCCGCCGAGGCCGGAGGCGCTGATATTCGGGATCATGGCCCTGCAGAAAAAGGTCGAGCGGGACATGCAGGTCGGAAGGAACCGCCCGAAGGCCGCGCTCGTCGACGAGGACGGAACGATACGGGAGTACCTCCCCGAGCGGGAGTACACCGGCATGAGCGAGGGCATCGCCGAGCGCTTCGAGGGCGTCGCCTCGCTCAAGAGGACCTACACCTTCGAGCGGACCGGGCTGCCGCCCGGCGCGATGACCGACCCGGGCTGGGTCCCGCCCGAGGTCCAGAAGAAGCTCAAGGAAGAGGAGCGGGCAAAGAAGGCCGCGGCGAAGGAAGCCGCAGCGAAAAAGAAGCCCGCCGAAGGCGACGGGGCGGAGGCCGGATCGCAGAAGTCCGGAGGCGCGACCACGACCGCCGAGCGGCCGGACGGGAAATCCTCGGAAGCGGACGGCTCCGGCGAGACGGAGTCCTGA
- a CDS encoding NADH-quinone oxidoreductase subunit A, with translation MIGLLLQGGLGYEAAYLYVGAFMLVMVAFGATVLVVARLVSPSKRSATKEETYETGESAVNDPWRPFPVRYYVFALTFLIFDVEALFLFPWAVIYGGLGLFGFVQMLIFVVILSVGLIYEWKKGALKWV, from the coding sequence GTGATAGGGCTTCTTCTTCAGGGGGGTCTCGGTTACGAGGCGGCCTATCTCTACGTCGGGGCGTTCATGCTGGTCATGGTCGCTTTCGGGGCGACGGTTCTTGTGGTGGCGCGGCTCGTCTCGCCGAGCAAGCGTTCGGCGACAAAGGAGGAGACCTACGAGACGGGCGAGAGCGCGGTCAACGACCCGTGGCGTCCGTTTCCGGTCCGTTACTACGTGTTTGCGCTGACGTTCCTTATCTTTGACGTGGAGGCGCTTTTTCTGTTTCCGTGGGCGGTTATTTACGGGGGGCTCGGTCTTTTCGGCTTTGTCCAGATGCTCATCTTTGTGGTGATCCTCTCGGTCGGGCTGATCTACGAGTGGAAGAAGGGAGCCCTTAAATGGGTCTGA
- a CDS encoding M20 family metallopeptidase, translating into MRTAGETREVLALTKRLVRYRSYTPQGALSAVEFIHGWLEARGLETIRYLGAGPGGELVSLVARVGSGEPRILFHGHADVVPADEHQFEPVEESGELLGRGVYDMKGALAAMMYAMLDLHESGCDATVELLVVPDEEREYDGPKGAEVLVDNGHVGDLLITGEPTDFHIGTQAKGVLDVRVSLSGKSAHGSQPWLGQNAILMAYEHFRRVGDLPFARERTDLFPYPSINLARIIGGDVINRVPDRAAYDLDIRYLPGQRPEEILRQIRHIDLPAEVEILHSIEPTYVTRRNPYVKALREVAARHYHGNPVGVGRHGASDIVYFQRAGIPGVEFGPLGGGHHGPNEYVVSESLEAYRRMLVEFVEIVGKNHRRPEQNGRPSRNLAGDHADPAGVE; encoded by the coding sequence TTGAGGACGGCCGGAGAGACGCGGGAGGTACTGGCTCTCACCAAACGGCTGGTCCGCTATCGCTCCTACACGCCGCAGGGGGCGCTCTCGGCGGTCGAGTTCATTCACGGCTGGCTGGAGGCGCGGGGCCTTGAGACGATCCGGTACCTGGGCGCGGGTCCGGGCGGCGAGCTCGTCTCGCTCGTGGCGCGGGTCGGCTCCGGGGAGCCGCGCATCCTCTTTCACGGCCACGCGGACGTCGTCCCAGCCGATGAGCACCAGTTCGAGCCGGTCGAGGAGAGCGGGGAGCTTCTCGGGCGCGGGGTCTACGACATGAAGGGCGCCTTGGCGGCGATGATGTACGCGATGCTCGACCTGCACGAGTCCGGGTGCGACGCGACGGTCGAGCTGCTCGTCGTGCCGGACGAGGAGCGCGAGTACGACGGGCCGAAGGGCGCGGAGGTGCTTGTCGACAACGGCCACGTCGGGGACCTCCTCATAACGGGGGAGCCGACCGACTTCCACATCGGCACGCAGGCCAAGGGCGTCCTCGACGTACGGGTCTCGCTCTCCGGAAAGAGCGCGCACGGCTCGCAGCCCTGGCTCGGGCAGAACGCGATCCTCATGGCCTACGAGCACTTCCGGCGCGTCGGGGACCTCCCGTTCGCCCGGGAGAGGACGGACCTCTTTCCCTACCCCTCGATCAACCTCGCCCGGATTATCGGCGGCGACGTTATAAACCGCGTCCCCGACCGGGCCGCCTACGACCTCGACATCCGCTACCTCCCGGGACAGAGGCCGGAGGAGATCCTGCGCCAGATCCGCCACATAGACCTCCCGGCGGAGGTGGAGATCCTCCACTCCATCGAGCCGACTTACGTCACCCGCCGAAACCCCTACGTGAAGGCGCTCCGGGAGGTCGCCGCGCGTCACTACCACGGAAACCCCGTCGGCGTCGGGCGGCACGGGGCCTCCGACATCGTCTACTTCCAGCGCGCGGGCATCCCAGGCGTGGAGTTCGGGCCTCTGGGCGGCGGCCACCACGGCCCGAACGAGTACGTCGTCAGCGAGTCGCTCGAAGCCTACCGCCGGATGCTCGTCGAGTTCGTCGAGATCGTCGGCAAAAACCACCGCCGCCCCGAACAGAACGGCCGCCCGTCACGGAACCTCGCGGGCGACCACGCAGACCCCGCCGGCGTCGAGTAG
- the murA gene encoding UDP-N-acetylglucosamine 1-carboxyvinyltransferase: MSDERFVIEGGARLSGEVTVSGAKNAALKFMAAALLAPGRTQLTNVPRIKDMHTMCALLESLGAETSFEGHEATIDASGIDSYTAPYDLVRQMRASIVVLGPLLARFGKAEVSAPGGCQLGFRKFDFHLNGLRKLGAEVELDHGFIKATAPNGLRGAEINFEFPSVGATENVMMAAVLASGITIVENAAREPEIVALADFLNAMGANVVGAGTGRIVIEGVDEMHPAAFEVVPDRIESGTFIMATAATGGDVLVRGAREGYLKMELEKLREMGVEVRAVTGGIRVSVDDPGELRSVDISTLPFPGYATDLQQPMMVLLTQVSGAGIITENIFENRLQVGEELNRMGAGIDLFGGHRALVRGPKRLSGTIVQAPDLRGGAALVLAGLVARGRTTVENSGHILRGYEGFEEKLTGLGARVAFESGTALASRAGTV, encoded by the coding sequence TTGTCTGACGAGAGGTTTGTCATTGAGGGCGGTGCGCGGCTCTCGGGCGAGGTCACCGTTTCGGGAGCGAAGAACGCGGCGCTGAAGTTCATGGCGGCGGCGCTTCTTGCGCCGGGCCGCACGCAGCTTACGAACGTGCCGCGCATAAAGGACATGCACACGATGTGCGCGCTCCTTGAGTCGCTCGGGGCCGAGACCTCGTTCGAGGGCCACGAGGCGACGATCGACGCCTCCGGCATAGACTCCTACACCGCGCCCTACGACCTGGTGCGGCAGATGCGGGCCTCCATCGTGGTACTTGGTCCGCTGCTCGCACGCTTCGGGAAGGCCGAGGTCAGCGCTCCGGGCGGCTGTCAGCTCGGCTTCAGGAAGTTCGACTTCCACCTCAACGGTCTCAGAAAGCTCGGGGCGGAGGTCGAGCTAGATCACGGTTTCATAAAGGCGACCGCGCCGAACGGGCTACGCGGGGCCGAGATCAACTTCGAGTTCCCGAGCGTCGGCGCGACGGAGAACGTGATGATGGCGGCCGTGCTCGCCTCGGGGATCACGATAGTCGAGAACGCGGCGCGCGAGCCGGAGATCGTCGCCCTCGCCGACTTCCTCAACGCCATGGGGGCGAACGTCGTGGGCGCAGGGACGGGGCGCATCGTGATCGAGGGCGTAGACGAGATGCACCCGGCGGCCTTCGAGGTCGTGCCGGACCGCATCGAGTCGGGTACGTTCATCATGGCGACGGCTGCGACGGGCGGAGACGTGCTCGTGCGCGGGGCTCGCGAGGGCTACCTGAAGATGGAGCTTGAGAAGCTCCGCGAGATGGGGGTGGAGGTCCGGGCCGTTACGGGGGGCATCCGCGTCTCGGTCGACGACCCGGGAGAACTCCGCTCGGTAGACATCTCCACGCTCCCGTTCCCCGGGTACGCGACCGACCTCCAGCAGCCGATGATGGTCCTTCTTACGCAGGTCTCGGGGGCCGGGATCATCACGGAGAACATCTTCGAGAACCGCCTCCAGGTGGGCGAGGAGTTGAACCGGATGGGCGCCGGAATCGACCTCTTCGGGGGTCACCGGGCGCTCGTGCGCGGACCGAAGCGGCTCTCCGGGACGATCGTCCAGGCCCCCGACCTTCGCGGCGGGGCGGCGCTCGTGCTCGCCGGGCTCGTCGCCCGGGGACGGACGACGGTCGAGAACTCGGGGCACATACTGCGCGGCTATGAGGGTTTCGAGGAGAAGCTCACCGGGCTCGGGGCGCGGGTCGCCTTCGAGTCCGGGACCGCCCTCGCCTCCCGGGCCGGGACGGTGTAG
- the atpC gene encoding ATP synthase F1 subunit epsilon, with the protein MAERQLFCRIITPERTVFDGEVEMVKLRIADGDIGVMSDHQPIVSTVGIRDVQVVMENDERQIFATSDGFFKVSDNLVQILVEEAVPAEEIDPDVAGNRIEDAERLLAETPEDEENERRRRELERERLMGENLARIHAQYTEGQAGR; encoded by the coding sequence GTGGCCGAGCGGCAGCTATTCTGCAGGATCATCACCCCCGAGAGGACGGTCTTCGACGGCGAGGTGGAGATGGTCAAGCTCCGCATCGCCGACGGGGACATCGGGGTGATGAGCGACCACCAGCCGATCGTCTCGACCGTCGGCATCCGCGACGTTCAGGTCGTCATGGAGAACGACGAGCGCCAGATCTTCGCGACCTCGGACGGCTTCTTCAAGGTCTCGGACAACCTTGTTCAGATCCTTGTCGAGGAGGCTGTCCCGGCGGAGGAGATCGATCCGGACGTCGCCGGGAACCGCATCGAGGATGCCGAACGGCTGCTCGCCGAGACCCCGGAGGATGAGGAGAACGAGCGCCGGCGCCGGGAGCTTGAGCGCGAGCGCCTGATGGGCGAGAACCTCGCCCGCATCCACGCTCAGTACACCGAGGGACAGGCCGGGAGGTAG
- the atpD gene encoding F0F1 ATP synthase subunit beta, whose amino-acid sequence MAESVQQTERHENSANGARGAGGVGTIVEVKGPVVDVRFKPDEIPEIYNALEVTFEGTEGETKLVLEVQQLLGDDMVRTVAMSSSDGLRRGLDVQDTGQPISVPVGEAVLGRVMDVLGNPVDEAGEIKSEFRWPIHRPAPKFEDLSTKAEQFVSGIKVIDLLCPVRRGGKVGLFGGAGVGKTVLITELINNIAKAYDGTSVFTGVGERTREGNDLYGEMEEAGVLKNTAMVFGQMNEPPGARFRVGLTGVTMAEYFRDEMGQDVLFFVDNIFRFAQSGNEVSALMGRMPSEVGYQPTLGTEMGALQERITSTKRGSITSFQAVYVPADDYTDPAPFTVFAHLDSTVELSRAIFEQAIFPAVDPLTSSSTLLDPSIVGQEHYEVAQEVKNVLQRYKELQDIIAILGIDELSEEDKVIVGRARRLQRFLSQPFFVAEVFTSLPGKLVELEDTIRSFKEVVEGKHDDLPEQAFYLVGNIDEAVEKARKLRGEDSETEEKAEVKGDDEQQSEPVSQSGTQSDSAASGS is encoded by the coding sequence ATGGCAGAGAGCGTACAGCAGACCGAGCGACACGAGAACAGCGCGAACGGTGCGCGCGGGGCGGGCGGCGTCGGGACGATCGTCGAGGTGAAGGGGCCGGTCGTGGACGTCCGGTTCAAGCCGGATGAGATACCGGAGATCTACAACGCCCTTGAGGTGACCTTCGAGGGCACGGAGGGCGAGACGAAGCTCGTCCTTGAGGTACAGCAGCTCCTCGGCGACGACATGGTCCGCACGGTCGCCATGTCCTCCTCCGACGGCCTGAGGCGCGGCCTCGACGTGCAGGACACGGGCCAGCCGATAAGCGTGCCCGTCGGTGAGGCGGTGCTCGGGCGCGTCATGGACGTGCTCGGCAACCCGGTAGACGAGGCCGGGGAGATAAAGTCGGAGTTTCGCTGGCCGATCCACCGCCCCGCCCCGAAGTTCGAGGACCTCTCGACAAAGGCGGAGCAGTTCGTCTCCGGCATCAAGGTCATAGACCTTCTGTGCCCGGTCCGCCGGGGCGGGAAGGTCGGACTCTTCGGAGGTGCGGGCGTCGGCAAGACGGTCCTTATCACCGAGCTTATAAACAACATCGCCAAGGCGTACGACGGGACGAGCGTGTTCACGGGCGTCGGGGAGCGCACCCGTGAGGGGAACGACCTCTACGGCGAGATGGAGGAGGCCGGGGTCCTCAAGAACACGGCGATGGTCTTCGGGCAGATGAACGAGCCGCCCGGGGCCCGCTTCCGCGTCGGGCTTACGGGCGTGACGATGGCCGAGTACTTCCGCGACGAGATGGGCCAGGACGTGCTGTTCTTTGTGGACAACATCTTCCGCTTCGCCCAGAGCGGCAACGAGGTCTCGGCGCTTATGGGCCGGATGCCCTCCGAGGTCGGCTACCAGCCGACGCTCGGGACCGAGATGGGGGCGCTTCAGGAGCGGATCACCTCCACGAAGCGGGGTTCGATCACCTCGTTCCAGGCGGTCTACGTTCCGGCCGACGACTACACCGACCCGGCCCCGTTCACGGTGTTCGCCCACCTCGACTCGACAGTCGAGCTGAGCCGGGCGATCTTCGAGCAGGCGATCTTCCCGGCCGTCGACCCGCTGACCTCGTCCTCGACGCTTCTCGACCCGTCGATCGTGGGCCAGGAGCACTACGAGGTCGCCCAGGAGGTCAAGAACGTCCTTCAGCGCTACAAGGAGCTTCAGGACATCATTGCGATCCTCGGTATCGACGAGCTCTCCGAGGAGGACAAGGTCATTGTCGGGCGGGCCAGGCGCCTGCAGCGGTTCCTCTCGCAGCCGTTCTTTGTGGCGGAGGTCTTCACGAGCCTTCCGGGCAAGCTGGTAGAGCTTGAGGACACCATCCGCTCGTTCAAGGAGGTCGTGGAGGGCAAGCACGACGACCTTCCCGAGCAGGCGTTCTACCTCGTCGGCAACATCGACGAGGCCGTAGAGAAGGCCCGCAAGCTGCGCGGCGAGGACTCCGAGACCGAGGAGAAGGCCGAGGTCAAGGGCGACGACGAGCAGCAGAGCGAGCCCGTCTCGCAGTCCGGGACGCAGAGCGACAGCGCGGCGAGCGGCAGCTAG